A genomic region of Bdellovibrionales bacterium contains the following coding sequences:
- the fliQ gene encoding flagellar biosynthesis protein FliQ produces the protein MTEELIIKLGQDTIRTTAMLAGPMLGGALIIGLIVSVLQAVTQINEATLTFIPKMVVVALVIVIAGPWMLDVMTEFAIGIFQNISHFVRE, from the coding sequence ATGACTGAAGAACTGATTATCAAGTTGGGTCAGGATACGATAAGGACAACAGCAATGTTGGCAGGTCCAATGTTAGGGGGCGCCCTCATAATAGGACTTATTGTAAGTGTGCTCCAGGCCGTGACGCAAATAAATGAGGCCACTTTGACGTTCATTCCGAAAATGGTGGTCGTAGCCCTTGTTATTGTTATTGCGGGGCCTTGGATGCTCGACGTAATGACTGAGTTTGCGATCGGAATTTTTCAAAATATTTCTCATTTTGTGAGGGAATAG
- the fliP gene encoding flagellar type III secretion system pore protein FliP (The bacterial flagellar biogenesis protein FliP forms a type III secretion system (T3SS)-type pore required for flagellar assembly.), translated as MTLPSVSLGFKNTSDPNEVVNAIRVIIILTVLTLAPAILIMMTSFTRIVIVLSFVRQAIGTQQLPPNQLLVGLGLFLTLFVMAPFLTKINENAVQPYLKGAISQEKALDEGLVPLRKFMFNQTRDSDLSLFIKMSKSKSPKTRADVSTIVLIPAFIVSELKTAFQIGFIIYLPFLVIDMVAASVLMAMGMMMLPPVIISLPFKIMLFVLVDGWSLLIGGLVESFG; from the coding sequence ATGACTCTTCCCAGTGTGAGCTTGGGATTTAAGAATACAAGCGATCCAAACGAGGTAGTGAATGCAATTAGAGTGATCATAATTCTGACCGTTCTCACTTTGGCTCCTGCCATTTTGATAATGATGACCAGTTTCACTCGCATTGTAATTGTATTGTCATTTGTTCGCCAAGCAATTGGAACTCAACAGCTACCACCGAATCAGCTCTTGGTTGGGTTGGGACTGTTTCTGACTCTGTTTGTGATGGCCCCGTTTTTGACAAAGATAAATGAGAACGCGGTTCAGCCCTACCTGAAGGGCGCTATCAGTCAAGAGAAGGCTCTTGATGAGGGACTTGTTCCGTTGCGGAAATTTATGTTCAATCAGACTCGAGATTCGGATCTTTCACTGTTTATCAAGATGTCGAAGTCGAAATCTCCTAAAACGCGCGCGGATGTATCAACGATAGTTTTAATTCCAGCATTTATTGTATCCGAGCTTAAGACAGCCTTTCAGATTGGATTTATCATTTATCTTCCCTTTTTGGTGATTGATATGGTAGCTGCCAGTGTCCTCATGGCGATGGGTATGATGATGTTACCTCCGGTGATTATCTCTCTTCCATTTAAAATCATGCTTTTTGTTTTGGTTGATGGGTGGTCCCTGTTGATAGGAGGGTTGGTTGAAAGTTTTGGTTAG
- a CDS encoding FliO/MopB family protein, with protein MAAATDKAGSELDLQSQRILATDLGFPKELPPKRVDLTERDSAAQKSGTQPDNVGVVKAQARGLVRSPTSNSGKENREGESSLIQDEENIPVLTASTANQEHKTGGTTSRLLMSLGLILTLAIAIGYGAKYWTRKRLGHQDQTKIRILSQYHLGPKKSLVIVQVAGESLLLGMTDQSINLIKPLALIDDEIPATSPSHFLGELEEFSNLPSVGEVRDRVQIQSSHNRTQEKSTTEEVNLKSIQTLITSRLREMRTL; from the coding sequence ATGGCCGCTGCCACTGACAAAGCGGGATCTGAGCTCGATCTGCAGTCTCAAAGAATCCTGGCAACTGACCTGGGCTTTCCGAAGGAGCTGCCGCCCAAACGAGTGGATTTGACCGAGAGGGACTCTGCTGCGCAGAAGTCGGGAACTCAGCCGGATAATGTGGGTGTGGTGAAGGCTCAGGCGAGAGGATTGGTGCGAAGTCCTACTTCGAATTCGGGAAAGGAGAATCGGGAAGGCGAGAGTTCGCTGATCCAGGACGAAGAAAACATTCCGGTACTCACGGCCTCTACCGCCAATCAGGAGCATAAAACTGGGGGAACCACTTCGCGCTTGTTGATGAGTCTAGGATTGATTTTAACTTTGGCAATCGCAATTGGCTATGGAGCGAAGTATTGGACAAGGAAGCGTTTGGGACATCAGGATCAAACAAAAATTCGGATTTTATCCCAATATCACCTGGGTCCCAAAAAGAGCTTGGTCATTGTGCAAGTTGCCGGCGAAAGCCTGCTGTTGGGAATGACTGACCAAAGCATCAATCTCATTAAGCCATTGGCTCTCATCGATGACGAAATACCGGCAACCTCACCAAGTCATTTTTTGGGAGAGTTGGAAGAGTTTTCTAACCTTCCGTCTGTCGGAGAAGTTCGCGATCGAGTTCAAATTCAGTCCTCTCATAATAGAACTCAAGAGAAGTCGACGACAGAAGAAGTTAATCTGAAGAGCATCCAGACATTGATAACGAGTCGGCTACGAGAAATGAGGACACTGTGA
- the fliN gene encoding flagellar motor switch protein FliN yields the protein MSDDKSNVAKNIESEIEKTSDASKDDAKKNDPKSEGRDANLNLILDIPLRVTVELGRTKMIVSELLNLGQGSVIELSKLAGEPMEVLVNDKLVARGEAVVVNEKFGVRLTDIISPTERVEQLGSN from the coding sequence ATGTCCGACGACAAGTCCAATGTTGCTAAGAATATTGAAAGCGAAATCGAAAAGACTTCTGATGCCTCCAAGGATGATGCAAAAAAAAATGACCCGAAAAGTGAAGGGCGAGATGCAAATCTCAATTTGATTCTTGATATTCCATTGAGGGTTACTGTGGAGTTGGGAAGAACAAAGATGATTGTGAGCGAACTTCTCAATTTGGGACAAGGATCAGTTATTGAGCTGAGTAAACTCGCAGGAGAACCCATGGAGGTTCTGGTCAATGACAAGTTGGTTGCCCGTGGAGAGGCTGTGGTGGTGAACGAAAAATTCGGGGTTCGTTTGACTGACATTATTTCGCCAACAGAGCGTGTAGAGCAACTGGGTAGCAATTAG
- a CDS encoding flagellar basal body-associated FliL family protein, protein MAEANAAPQAERVSPASSGKSPTLFIILAVINMLVVAGVGAMIYLGKKKEAAHPGIDDVIRGESVAQKKELEEADFIGKLIPLETFLVNVAGSRGRKLLKINMELEVDGNEVQGELEKLKPKIRDIIIITLSSKTYAEVSTREGKEGMRDEIKDQVNLFLTKGKIKRVYFTEFIFN, encoded by the coding sequence GTGGCAGAAGCTAACGCAGCACCTCAAGCAGAAAGGGTCTCTCCTGCTTCGTCAGGAAAAAGTCCAACCCTGTTCATTATTTTAGCTGTGATCAATATGTTGGTTGTGGCTGGTGTGGGAGCAATGATTTACCTAGGAAAGAAAAAGGAAGCTGCTCACCCAGGAATTGATGATGTGATTCGCGGAGAGAGTGTCGCCCAAAAGAAAGAACTCGAGGAAGCAGACTTTATTGGAAAATTGATTCCGTTGGAGACATTTTTGGTTAACGTAGCCGGTAGCCGTGGTCGAAAGCTTCTGAAAATCAATATGGAGCTGGAAGTGGATGGAAATGAAGTGCAGGGTGAATTGGAGAAATTGAAACCAAAGATTCGCGACATCATTATCATCACTCTTTCGAGCAAAACTTATGCGGAGGTCAGTACTCGCGAGGGTAAAGAGGGAATGCGAGATGAGATCAAGGATCAGGTAAATCTATTCCTGACCAAAGGGAAGATCAAGCGAGTCTATTTTACAGAGTTCATTTTTAATTAA